From the Onychostoma macrolepis isolate SWU-2019 chromosome 13, ASM1243209v1, whole genome shotgun sequence genome, the window GCTTATTTGCGTGAGCTGGATGGGCTCAACAAAGCCTTCCTAGTGGTTCTAAACTTCGGCAAGGATACTACAACAGACTTGTCTTCAGTTAGTGAGTTGCCAGATACTCTAACTGTGCATTTAAGTACGGTGCCAATAAGTCAAAAGACTTTCTCTAAATCCAGAATTCCAACATCTCGAGGGCAAGGACTGCTCCTGGAATATTCCACCAATCAGCGCTTTCACCCCAACCATGCACCTGAGTGCTATGTTTCTGAGAAAGCCTGCTACTTGCCTGAACTAGATATTCTGTACAAGTGTTGAAGATGCTTTCTAGAAGACGTGTCTTGAGCGACACAGTGACAAACGATAAAGGCTATCTATTCCTTGTTTTATTTCGGTGGTGTCATACTGGCTAGTCCCGCCCACTTTGAAATCTCACTCCATATTATTGTGATAATGTGTATCGTTTGTGTTTAAGTTGCCTGgcaatgcaaaatgttttttgccagacaaacttttattcaaaaagaAATAACTAGCATCTATGTAACAAAATAAACGTTTGGTTTATtaagaaaaatctgaaaaactTTGTCTGGTTGTTTTTCACTCACACATCCACACATACAATTTAATTTCATGGTTTATGAGACTTGCCAGTCAGATTATTTGACTGTTCTTTTCGTCTCCGTCGAGTTTTTGGGTGGTCTAGTCCAAGTTCTGTGTAAAGAAAGGCTAACTGTTGGGCActctgtgtgagagagaaaaaaaaataaaaaaatcacccaTGACACAAAGCTGTAAACATAAGTCTCACTAACAACAGTGCAGTATAAGTTACTGTGTGACACTAAACTGTGAGATAAAGAGACTGTTACAGGAAAAAAAGGATCTCTATAatgctaaaatgcacttttacatGATCATAAAGTTTATATAATAACAACCTTAATGATTAATCCAAAGCTTTGTAATAGCCAGCATGCTAAAGTATTATGTTTGAGTGTGTTCACACAGGCAGCAGGTAATTTAACAATTCAGTCTGATATGGTGCAGTATGAATATAATAGAGTGTTTATGTACTGTACCTCATTTAAGGACAGATGAAAATCCTCAGGGCCAAAGTGATCCCCTCCTGGCTGCAGGTCCAGGATGACAGCTGGGACACGTGCTGCTGGTTGAACATGTCATTTATAGAGGCACAGGTGaacatgtatttttaaactGAACATAAAATTACATCAGTTACCGATGCCTTGGTAGAAATGCAATCAACCACAATATGTATTCAGAGAGCGAATTTTCCtattgctgaacacaaaaggagatattttggaGAATACTGGTAACAAAACAGTTGCGAGTAGCCAATGACTTCTATAGTACgaggaaaaaatactatgggaGTAATGTTTacgaacattcttcaaaatatcttcttttttagaacgaaatgagggtgagtaaatgatgaaagaaatgtaatttctaGGTGAACTATCCATAACAGTGTTGTAcatgtaattattattgtttactaTGTCTGGATTAAGGAATTTTATATGACTGGAGTGtgtgatttaaaatttttttttaattattaattttcctgtaaaactattaaatgctactattatagcatttattattttaaattagctttttagctttaattttatttagtttagtttaagtaattttatgtgatcgtgattttcattttttacttgTTTCCATTTACCTTcagtttacttttatttcaaatttggtAATTCAGTACTAATTTCAGTTAGTTCCCCAGACAACATTACAAATTTTCGTTTACAtgttttatctaatatttaatattttatttcagttaacaaaaattatttgtaatagtttaagttaacaataacaatactgGCGTTTTTAATAAGGAAAAAGTTACTAAagcacctttaaaaaaaatgtaagaagcCAAAAATGTCTCTTGGGGAACCATAAATATGGTAGATGAATAAAGAAATTGAAGTACACTAGTTCATGTTTGTCATGAGGCCAAAGGCACTGAATATGTAAGACTAGACTGACAATATCCAAAGCGTAATCCGGGCACACTGGCTCTCCATCACAACACCTGGGCATCACATCCAGCACTTTAAAGTCAACGCTCTTGAAACAGAGTGGATGATGAGAGGCTGCCATGTAGGTGGACTTGGCCCACTCCTTTGCCTGGCTGCCTTATTTCCCCACTGTGATGGGATCTCTCTGAAGTGAAGCTGAGTGTAAAAATCATATGCCTAATCCTTAAAACTCTGTCATCTGCCTCTTATCTGCAGTGCGGCCGCCGGTGTCTCTCTCCATCCCGCTCCTTCTCTGGGCCGCATGTTTCACAAGCCTTCTCCTGACCTTGGCACAGCCCAGTGTATTGTTCCTTATCTCCTTGCCTGATAGACTATCTCATAAACATGTTAATCGTCTGAGCTGGCAGCATGTGTGATCGGCGTTTTATCTCCCAGAGAGGAATGGGAGAGATTAGAGGaactttgtttttttgctttgtgtatgtgtgtggggTGTTAgcgaaggtgtgtgtgtgtgtataataaagATAATTAATGGCACACAAATGGAGAGGTCTGACAGAGGGGGTCCGGACTAAGATGTGCTGACAGCGTCTCTCACGGAGCAGCTCGCGCACAAGGTGACCTCAGGTTGATATGGAGAGGAATCGCTCCACATCACCTGTTTCCAGATCAGTGCTTTTCTCTCCTGAGGAGAGAGTGTAAGTGCTTCTCTTAAACCCAGGGGTTTATTTGAGAGCTGGGATTACAGCCAGTGACCTCCAAGTTCATTTCCATTATACTTCACTTGGTTTAGAAGTAGTTTTTAATATCATTCACTTTATGGGCTAACGAGATTATAGATACATGACCAAATACAccaatgttaaattaatatcaCTTAATATCTGTCTATAGATATTGTGgttgaccctggaccacaaaaccagtcataaggatcaatttcttatttctaattttgaaattgagatttatacagctgaaagctgaataaataagcttcccaTTGATGTACGGTTTGTTaaaataggacaatatttgaaaatctggaatctgagggtgcaaaaaaatctaaatattgagaaaatcacctttaaagtcgtccaaataaagttcttagcaatgcatattactaatcaaaaagtaagttttgatatatttacggtaggaaatttacaaactATCTTCATGGAAAATTATCttatttatgatttttggcataaaagaaaaatcgacaattttgacccatacaatgtattgttagctattgctgcaaatatacttgtgctacttatgactggttttgtggtccagggttacaaacacatttacttATTGAACATTATTGGCTTTTATCATATCGCTGTAATGATGCACCGCACCACTCAAGGCTGTGATTTGTAATGGTCTACTTTGTGCCCCATAACACCTCTTACCCGTGCGCTAAAATGGCTTTGTTTTATGTGCTAGGAGAATATGAGAAGTGCAAAGATGTTTAAAAAGGCCGACTAGAGCATATATACACTCACCGTTAACACCGACCCGAGTGGTATACATTTGGATGGCCTTCTTTAGTCTTTCCACATACTTCATGACCCCAGATAAAGGAACTCTACGGTCCTCTGAGTACGCAGTGATCAGCATGGATGGGTAAAgctataaaaaaagaagaaacagttattaaTTGACTCCTGAATGATGAAACACACACTGCATACTACTAATCTAAAGTTTGGGTAGGTAAGCTTTTTTAAtggctttgaaaaaaaaaattcatactaagcccaaacttttgaactgtagtggaAGTGACATCTGAATGATTTACCTGAGGTATAATGTTGTGACAGGGACAGTAAGAGGCAATGTTGTCCCTGTGTTCTCTTATACGGGGGTCTCCCCACTCCCCTCTCTCCTCTACAGTAAGCGGCAGGGAAGGGTCTTGCATTGTGCCAAGAACATCCAGAAAAGGTGCCTGCAGATAATTACAACTTCATATAACTATGCCAATAAGGCTCAGGGAATGTGTACTCGATGTACTAATGATCCACCTGTAGAATTACAGCTCTAAGAAGCTGTGGGTTATGGTTGCACAGCGCCCCCGCTAGGACAGCTCCAGCACTGCGTGCAGTGAGGCCGGTAAGAGCAGGGTGAGACACTCCCAAGTGATGAAGAGTCTGAATGCAAGCTGCAAGATCTTCCACTCCCCTCCACTTCTGTAGCACAGAACCCGCTCGATGCCACGCTAGACCACGCTCACCACCACCCCTGCCCCGtcacaaacaacacaaacacacaataaaaatgcatttcaaatggCTTATTTTGGTATTAATACTCATTCACTATTCACTAATACACATGCAGTATTTCAGCATTCACTACTGTTCACaattttgggtcagtaagattaaaaaaaaaaaaaaaaaaaaatacattaatacatttattcagcaaagatgcattagaTTGGTCAAAAGTAACAGAAAAGGCatctataatgttacaaaaaatctatttcaaataaatgcttttcttttgaactttctattcatcaaataatcctgcatcacgcttccacaaaaatattaagcagcatattaataataataataataagaagaagaagaagacgaagaaatgagcaccaaattagcatattacaatgatttctgaaggatcatgtcacactgaagactgaagtaatgatgctggaaattcagctttgcaatcacataacacaattacattttaaattatattaaaatagacagcAGTTCttctaaattgtaataatgtttcataatatttgagtttttactgtatttttgatcaaataaatgcagtcttggtgagcataagagattcatttcaaatattaaaacaagtcttactgaccccaactttttgaacggtaatgtacctatgaaaaaacatgattagaGTTGTAGTTCAGTACCTGACGTGGCAGTAGGCCAGAGCCCAGCCGTCCTCCAGCAGCAGTCTCTTCTCAGGACTGAAGGCCATATTGAGATCAACACCATAAGCTCCATATACATGCAGGAGCAGTGGAGACTTATGCAGCTCAGATAATGCTGGCATGTGGAGGAGAGTCAAAGGCACTATTGTACCATCCTAAACATACAGACATTGGGATATTATGGCTTTTTAAAAGCACACGGTCTGCTTTTTGTACCAGTGTACTTTAAGACTTCTCACATATAAATGGCTCATACCTGACTGGCTGCCTGCAGGCGTGTTGTGTTAAACTCAGTGAGGGACATGTACTTGGTGTTGTCCTCTGTTACGGAGAGCTTTTGTTCTCTGGAGGAATAGAGGTAGTGTACAGGTGGGTGCACTGGGGAGGACAGCAGGAAACCAAATGACCCTCTGTCCACAGTTCCAACACGCTGCGGTGATAAATCACAGGCCCAGTGAGGAAGCtaagaacaaaacagaaacattgCTGAAACTGTTATTTTGGATCCCATCTTTGGACCATGGTCATAGACCACAGGTTAATAGAGTCTGAGACAGCCCAAGGTCCTTTAAATGCATCAGAGAGATTGGACATACAAGTTTAAGGCTGATACTTCATGGCACTTTCATTGTGAGAAATTAATATAAGCAACATTTAAacttgtgctcaccaaggctgcatttaaaaaataatattgtgaaatatattacaaagtaaaataagttgcctattttcatatattataaaatgtaatcctCACTAATGGCAAAGCTCAGTTTTCAGCTTTATTAAGcatccagtcttcaatgtcatatgatctttcagaaatcattcagatGTACTGATtcggtgcttaagaaacatttcttatcattatctatgttgaaaacagttgtgctgcttaatatttttccaaatactttgataaatagaaCAATCAAaagaactgtatttatttaaaacagaaatcttttgtaacattactgtctttacattcactttcaatcaatttaataccccaaaattttgaatggtagtgtttaTATACAACATTGCCATAAgaacaaatgtataaaataaaaagtcatataTCCAGTAAAACACacctaaaatctaaaataaaacatgtctCTTTAACTCAGCATcattataaacacacactctAGGCTGTGGTGTATGTGAATTTGTGATTCTTGTTCACACCTTGTGAGTGTTTAACTGATAAGGCTCTTGTGTGGAAAGAGTCTGGATCTGAAGTCGACACTGTGAATCTTTCACTGTAAACACACAGTGATCCTGAAGCAGCTCCATATCTTTAATGACTGTTCCTGGAACAGCACTCAACAATGGCACCCAGAGTGGCATGGATGGAGAGTCTAAAGGTGCCCTTAGCAGCTGGAGattagagaaagaaaaaaatgacatgCATAAACACGGTTATAATTTAGTTCTGAACAATACTGCTCAAGTCTGATACTGATGCTCTTACCTGATACTCCTGGTTTGCTCCAGTGTTAGCCAGGATGAACAGGCAGTTGTCCGAGTGCTCCACGTGGTAAAGCAGTCCAGGCTGACGGGACTGGATGAGGGTGGGGAATGAGAGCGGAGTCTTGCTGTCAACAAACCACACCTCAGAGCTGATCTTACTGCTGCAGTTAATGGTCACCAGCCTATGGTCTCTGGAACAACTGACCTCCACAAAGAACCTGAGGAACGGGCAGAACACATCAATGCTGGCCAAAAGCACTCTTCACCAACAATTAGACACTTACTCTGGATCCTTTTCTTCATAAACAAGGGTATTTTGGACACCAGAATCACTGAGATGAATACGGAAAACACATAGGCACCGAAGAGTCTCCTGTGTGCTGTAGAAGAAGACGTCATCTGTGGCCCATTCTGCACAGAGAGAAGACATTTGAGAAGGAAAAGAATGTTTCTTTGTCAAGAAAGTTTTAATTATAGTAGATCTTACCAAAGCTGAGCACATTGTCTAAAACTAACAGGGCCTTTTGATGAAGGATGAGACCACCTAAATGAACCAACACGCATCTGGTCTCCTCATGGTGGTCTTTCTTTACAGTGACGGCCAGCATGGTCTCTGAGGGAGAGAGTCTGACCCTCTGGATGGTTCCATATCCACCTCCTCCCCAATCTGCATTGAACACCTCCAACATCTCCTGTTCATCTGCATGCAAACATTGCTTTGTTTCTAGTTGtgactaaataaaatgtgtttactgaaatggtttctttttaatatctgttaCCGTGTCCCAAGGTCGATCTGTAAATCCCTTTGCCATCTTCAAAGTATACATGATGCTGTCCCTGGAACTTGAAAATATGTTGAGGGAATGAAGACTGATTTATAATTTCTATCAATTATGAATTACACACATTTTGCACCAATACAGTTGCTTACCTCAGAATTTTCTGGTACATCTGCAAACTTCCTATGAACCGAATGCAATCTTCTTTTGAAACGCTGCTCTTGATCTCTTAGTTTCTGTAGTTGGGCTTTAGACAGCTCTGCTGTAGTCTGAGAGGATCCCTAAAGCACGGAGTTTCATCAAagttccatatatatatatatatatatatatatatatatatatatatatatatatatatatatatatatagtcaacatttgaagtggatcaaaaagttaatcaaagttgtcctaagaaaagaacacattttggttttaCGTTTTAGGGCAACTTTGATgaaaaggttttgatccacttcaaatgttgactagtgtgtatatatgtaattagtacttatatatatatatatatatatatatatatagagtactaattacatatatgtaattaaatCCCTTTTATAGAGTCATATACATATTTCATATATGCATTTCTAACTTTAACCTGTTAACTGTCGGTTCCACTTTTTGAGTGTAGGccttaaaatgacatttccaacttaaattattataaattttgaatgttttggAGCAGAGACTTAAGGttggtctctttttaaagaagacactTGGCAGATTATTGTAGAGGTGAAAAGTTCTAAAAATGATATTACAAAAACGTTATGGAagtttaagtttatgaaaatataaaatgtaaaaatgtaaatatttatattttacataaaatatatattttacaaaacatgtTTCACTCTAAAACTGCTAGAAAatcaaaaatctgaaaatttgtgttccaaatttgaggttggtatctcaaaaaatgagctttcagtGAAATTTAATTTGGCCGTAGTACCAAGCTTTTCCACTAGATGACCATAAAACCCCTTTATTAACCATATAAGGGCGCCTCCATTTCCATATATGGTTTGAGTGATCTGAAACATGCTTTTCCATACTTTTCTCGGTTTATGATGTTGACGTATTAAGGGTAGTATGGCAGTATTTGCTTTCAATTTAACCtctaaaaaacacacaaacgacATATGACAAGAACCCTGGATGTACGCTATAGTTCACGCTGCATCACAAATTGAGAAcctattgttttttctttatattcGAAACACTTTTAGaccttttttcacaaaaatagaACGAGTGTTATCTTTTGAACACTTGACATGAACATGaatggagatttttttttacagatttttcaagattttatatatgtatcaCTATTTCAAAGTAAAGGTCAGAACTCGCTCTCTGACTCTGAGGAGTACTCTTCTTACAaactaataaattacagttgctctgtaaaatatttcagaaatcaGTCAACAAATATGAAAACTGCTTTAGGTTCAGACTAAGatattactgtttaaaacaTGTAATGGCAAGTGGGCCAGTGACAGTTAACAGGTTCATTTCTTGATATTGATTTacgatatgtttttttttttttttttaaatcttccaATACATGCTTTAACATCTGTATCGTCATCTGACACTGTATAATGATGCAGAAATGATCTATTTCCAATTTGCATTCAGGTTTAGTGTCTGCTGCTGGTTTTGTCTTTTCCATGTCTGTATTTGCACTTGTAACTAACGTATCTTTCATtgcagtttatttataatacaCGGAACATTATAGAGTTTATAATGAGTATGAAGTCGATCCTACCTCAGTGTAAAGACGCGAGATAAGTGGGTGTATATTCCTCCGATGGATATTGCGTGAAACTGATCGCAGAAGCAGCAGACATGAGGAGGTGATCAGATTCATTTAATGCAGCAGGATGTCACTGTCTAATTAGAGCCTGATTATGAATTAGCGACGTATTACTGCTAccttaaatgtcaaaatatacaGTGCATTATGATTCTGGGCAAGTATCACATTCAAAATACTTAAACTTCCCTAACTTTCTGCTCATGATGTGCTGCAACGTGTAGAGCAGTGGTGCACTGACATTTACACTAGCGATGTCCGTTTGACTCGAATCTTTTAAAAGAACCGGTTGAATCGGTTCACAAAACCTGTCTGAAGGATTCATTTAGCAATCAGACTGAGTCGGTCCAAACAGTTCTAGAATAAACAACTGACTTGAACCGAAAAACGACTCTTTTGTACAAATAATAGATTAGCAAACCGAATTAGCTGATAAAAGTCaattttgtattgtttaatGCGAATGCAATTAATATTTAGGTTCTTAATTGCTATTTTTATGAGCTGAATGGCTGCAACAAACTCAGCTGGAacacatgaaattaaaataaacaccgCTACAACAAAATATGCGCTACTTTCCAAAACTAATACGCCACGAAAAAGCTTTTTGAATCGACTATTTGAAACGAACTGTTCAAAAGAAGTGACTCGCTGAAATGAGTCGGACTCCCCATCACTAACGGCGCTAAAATATGACATCTAGTCCAGACAAGAGTAATCGAATCAATAATCATAGATGACAGCCGATAGAGCCGGCTGTTCGATTACTCTGGTAGTGAATTGGATTTCCTTTCGCCCTGCATCAAGGGGAGGTGGTGTACGGAAGTAGCATGGGATTTTATTACCAAGCAACAGAGACCAGCGCATACCGGCGAATTGGTAAAAACGGTAGTAAATTCTACCAGCGACTTTAACCacattcagaaaacaaatgcCAAATAAGCCTTCGCCCAGACTCTGCGTTCCGTTGTCGTTGTAGTTATATTGTGAGAAGTTATTTTCTGCATGAAACAGGATCAAATCGAGCAGGTTGCTCTGTCATGAATAAATTTAAAGATCCCCCGTTAGCTGCGACAGAAATGCACGCGAACAATCACCAAAATCACGACTCTCACTGTGGAACCGATGTGGCCCGTGCACGCTGGGCTCTTCTGCGACAGGTGAGGGGCGTTTAGTGAATCTCCTTCAACATGCAGCTGATTGCATGTGTTTGGTTAAATAAGCGTAAATGTAATGCGTTACATAATGTGTTTTCCACGCTAGACATATATGGACGTGTCTTAATAGTCGAATCTTATGCATCTCTCACAATGCAGGTTCTGAAACGGAAGCAGCTCGACAGTGCAGATGTTCAGCAGGTGTCAGTGCGAAGATTCTCCTCCTTTAACCTgttctccaggagcagggtcaCTCCCACAGAGACGGATGAGCCATCGGAAGGACATTGGGTGGAGTACAGAAGTGCAATCTTTCCTCAGTACAGTGCCTTACTCAGGTATGCTGGAGAAAGTGTTCAATTAACTAGAGCAGATGAAGCAATTTAGCTTCAGGATTCTTAAGAACTTACACTTTTAAGGCATAATTCTCACAAAGGTAAATTCGGTATGTTTTACGtataccctcatgttgttccgaACCCTGTCAAACACAAAAGGTAAAGTTTTGAAGTATGTGTGTCACtgctttttttccattaaatgaaaatggatGGGGACCAAGACttgtcaaactccaaaaaatatgaataataataaaaagcaccACAGAAAATCATGCTCTGAAAAtatttcacagaaatatttatCTGAAAATAATCACAGCCATTGTCATCCTTCCCTTTCAGTATGGAATGGAAAAAAAGAGCAGCTTTGACATTCTgtgaatacatatttttatttattgcagaATGGGTGAATAAACTAtgtcagaattattattatttttttttggtttaacttCTTATTTAAGTCTTTTGCTTATGTCAGtataattaaacacattaatttaatcaaatatcATTTAGCTAACACTAACGTTTAGTCATTATCTCATCATATTTATAACTATATcaattttattaatgcattcCAGAGACAATCTTGGTCCCATTAGAGTGGATGAAGTGCTCAGCAGCTTTGACAACACGGGAAATGTCTGTGAGTATCCCTTCTGTGTATGTTCGTGCAACAGGTTTTTTCCCCTCTGAAACTGATCACATGGA encodes:
- the prepl gene encoding prolyl endopeptidase-like isoform X2; this translates as MNLITSSCLLLLRSVSRNIHRRNIHPLISRLYTEGSSQTTAELSKAQLQKLRDQEQRFKRRLHSVHRKFADVPENSEFQGQHHVYFEDGKGIYRSTLGHDEQEMLEVFNADWGGGGYGTIQRVRLSPSETMLAVTVKKDHHEETRCVLVHLGGLILHQKALLVLDNVLSFEWATDDVFFYSTQETLRCLCVFRIHLSDSGVQNTLVYEEKDPEFFVEVSCSRDHRLVTINCSSKISSEVWFVDSKTPLSFPTLIQSRQPGLLYHVEHSDNCLFILANTGANQEYQLLRAPLDSPSMPLWVPLLSAVPGTVIKDMELLQDHCVFTVKDSQCRLQIQTLSTQEPYQLNTHKLPHWACDLSPQRVGTVDRGSFGFLLSSPVHPPVHYLYSSREQKLSVTEDNTKYMSLTEFNTTRLQAASQDGTIVPLTLLHMPALSELHKSPLLLHVYGAYGVDLNMAFSPEKRLLLEDGWALAYCHVRGGGERGLAWHRAGSVLQKWRGVEDLAACIQTLHHLGVSHPALTGLTARSAGAVLAGALCNHNPQLLRAVILQAPFLDVLGTMQDPSLPLTVEERGEWGDPRIREHRDNIASYCPCHNIIPQLYPSMLITAYSEDRRVPLSGVMKYVERLKKAIQMYTTRVGVNARVPAVILDLQPGGDHFGPEDFHLSLNESAQQLAFLYTELGLDHPKTRRRRKEQSNNLTGKSHKP
- the prepl gene encoding prolyl endopeptidase-like isoform X1, whose translation is MNLITSSCLLLLRSVSRNIHRRNIHPLISRLYTEGSSQTTAELSKAQLQKLRDQEQRFKRRLHSVHRKFADVPENSEFQGQHHVYFEDGKGIYRSTLGHDEQEMLEVFNADWGGGGYGTIQRVRLSPSETMLAVTVKKDHHEETRCVLVHLGGLILHQKALLVLDNVLSFEWATDDVFFYSTQETLRCLCVFRIHLSDSGVQNTLVYEEKDPEFFVEVSCSRDHRLVTINCSSKISSEVWFVDSKTPLSFPTLIQSRQPGLLYHVEHSDNCLFILANTGANQEYQLLRAPLDSPSMPLWVPLLSAVPGTVIKDMELLQDHCVFTVKDSQCRLQIQTLSTQEPYQLNTHKLPHWACDLSPQRVGTVDRGSFGFLLSSPVHPPVHYLYSSREQKLSVTEDNTKYMSLTEFNTTRLQAASQDGTIVPLTLLHMPALSELHKSPLLLHVYGAYGVDLNMAFSPEKRLLLEDGWALAYCHVRGGGERGLAWHRAGSVLQKWRGVEDLAACIQTLHHLGVSHPALTGLTARSAGAVLAGALCNHNPQLLRAVILQAPFLDVLGTMQDPSLPLTVEERGEWGDPRIREHRDNIASYCPCHNIIPQLYPSMLITAYSEDRRVPLSGVMKYVERLKKAIQMYTTRVGVNAARVPAVILDLQPGGDHFGPEDFHLSLNESAQQLAFLYTELGLDHPKTRRRRKEQSNNLTGKSHKP